CGATAAAGTGCGGCGCATCCGGCAGACGGCCGATTGCTTGGCAGAGATCTGCGGCCTCGCTGATGAAGAGAAACAAGTAGTGAAACGCGCGGCTGCGATCTGTAAGTTTGACCTTGTAACGCAGATGGTCTATGAGTTCCCTGAGCTGCAAGGTTTTATGGGTATGGATTATGCGCGCAAAGCCGGTGAATCGGAAGCCGTTGCAGTAGCGATCCATGAGCATTATCAGCCGCGGTTTTCCGGGGATGCTTCGCCTGCGACGCGTGCCGGCGCGATTGTCAGCATCGCCGACAAGATCGATACGATCGCCGGCTGCTTTGCGATCGGCATCATCCCGACAGGATCACAGGATCCCTATGCGCTGCGCCGACAAGCTCAGGGCATCGTGCAGATCATCCTTGATCACGAGTTGCCGATTACCTTGGATCAACTGTTCGCGCTCGCCCTTGATGTGTATCAAGCATCCCGCGTAGAAGCACTGAAACGGGATGCAGCTGAGATTACTCGCGATCTTATGGAATTCTTCGGCTTGCGCGTGAAGCATATCCTGTCCGAGTTCGCGCGTTATGATGTCGTGGATGCCGTGATGACGAGCGGATATGCCGATGTTTCGGCGACCGTCCGCAGATGCCGTGCGCTGGCTGATGCGGTGCAGGAACAGGCGGAGATGAAGAATATCTGCGAGTCATTCACGCGGGTGATGAACCTCGCTCAGAAGTCGCAGGGAGACGTGATCGATGCACAGCTGTTCCAAGAAGACGAAGAGCATCAGTTGTATCAGGTATGGCAAGAAGTGCACGACAACTTCACCCGGCTGCTTGGCAGCGGCGAAGCGCGCGCAGCCTTGGACGAACTCACTAGATTGACGGCGCCGATCACCGCTTACTTCGACGCTGTAATGGTCATGGCGGAAGACGAGCGCATCCGCAACAACCGGCTGGCTCTGCTCCATGCCATTGCCGCCGATCTGTCGAGCTTTGCGGATTTTCATAAACTCGTCTGGTAATCGGCATCTCTCTCTTTGTGAGAAGGAGGATTTTTTTGCACGGTCAGCGTATATAATAGTAGAGAAATTTTATGCGGTTGACCGTCAGCCAAACAATTAACGTCTACAGGGGGTCGGGTGGTTCTAATCAAATGTCGTAAGCCGTGCATCATCGTCGATGCCGATGCTTGTCCCGTTAAACAAGAGATCATCGCCTGCGCATCCAGATTCGGCGTGCAGGTGATGATGGTGGCCTCTTATGCGCACAGAATCGCGCCGACGGAAGGCGTGCAGATCATCCAGGTCGATGCATCCGACCAAGCGGCAGATCTGTACATCGCGAATCACATGATGCGCGGAGATATCATCATCACGCAGGATTTCGGCGTTGCAGCGCTCGCCTTGGCCAAAGGGGCGATCGCCCTCTCCTTCCGCGGTCAGCAATATACGGAAGACAATATCGATTATCTGTTGGCCAGCCGCCATGAGCTGAGCCGGGCGAGGCGCGGCGGCGCGCGGACGAAGGGACCGCGTGCGATGAGTGCGCAGGACAGAGAGATTTTTCTACACCATTTGACAAAAATTTTGCAAGAGCAGCAGGAAAACAGGCCTTGTTAGCGAAATTAACTAGAACGGTGTTTGCGAGGCAAAGAAACGGACCGATCCCGCCCAGGGATCGGAGATGTTTTAAGGCACGGATCTATCTTCTTAGCCAAGCTCATCCTTACGGCTGTATCCAAGGAATCATCCCCAATTGTATCAGTAAAGGTGATTAAATGAACAGGATTCCGGAAGAAGTCATCACAGCCGTCCTTAGTCACACCAACATTGTAGATGTCGTATCTAAGCACGTTCATTTAACGAAACAGGGCAAGTATATGAGAGGACTGTGCCCTTTTCACTCCGAGAAGACACCATCATTTACCGTAACACCGGAAAAGCAGATCTTCCATTGTTACGGATGCGGCAAGGGCGGTGGTGTCTTCAAGTTCGTGATGGAGATCGAAGGAGTGTCATTCCCTGAAGCAGTCAGGATGTTAGCTGAAGATGCAGGGATCCCCATCACATGGGAACTGCGGCCGCGCGAGCGGGATGAACATGCTGAGGAGAAACAGCAGTTATACAATGCCCACGAGTTAGCCAGCCGCTGGTTTCATCATGTGTTGATGAGCACCGAACAAGGCAGACCAGCACTAGAATATCTTCGCAGCAGAGGCTTCAGCGACAAGCTGATCAGCACCTTCCAGATTGGATACGCACCGCAGATGTGGGACGCGTTGACAACATTCCTGCAGAAGCGAGAGTTTGCTCTCCCTCTTATGGAAAAGGGCGGATTAGTTGCTTTTCACGAAGAGCGAAATCAATATTATGATCGGTTTCGCGACCGCATCATGTTTCCGCTGCATGATGAACAGGGGCGAATCGTAGGATTCGCAGGAAGAGCAATTGGGGATATCCAACCGAAATATCTCAACACCTCAGAAACGCCCATCTTCCACAAGAGCCGCTTATTATACCAATTCCACGAAGCTAAGAGCACCATACGCAAGAACAACCAAATCGTGCTTTTCGAAGGGTATGTTGATCTGATCAAAGCATGGGAAGCTGGCGTGCACAACGGTGTCGCCAGTATGGGCACCGCGTTGACGGAAGAACATGTGAAATTGATCCGTCGATATGCTTCACGTGTCGTCATCTGTTATGACGGTGATGATGCGGGCATTGAGGCCGCGTATAAAAGCCTGTTGCTGCTTGAGCGGGCGGGGCTTGCCGTGAATGTGGTGATGCTTCCCGATCGCATGGACCCGGATGAATACATCACTAAGTATGGCGGGGAATGTTTCCGCCATGAAGTGATGCATGGGGCTATGTCCGCTGTTCGCTTCAAACTGCTGTATCTAAAGCGCAACTTCAGCTTGCACAGCGAAGACGGGAAGCTGCGGTATATCCGATCGGCATTGAGGATTGTCGCTGCCTTGCGCTCGCCTGTGGAACGGGAATATTATCTCAAGGAGTTGGCCGAAGAGTACAACTTCTCCCTAGACACGCTTAAACAGGAGCTGTACGCACTGCTGCGCTCTTCGCAAAAATTGCCGCCAAACGGGGATAATATAGGAAAACCGTGGAATAATGGTATGAATAACAGGAGAGAAGAGGTTACACGTCCGGCATTGCGTCCAGCATATTATAATGCAGAACGCAATCTATTAGCTGCTATGCTGCAGGATGCAGAGATCGCTCATCTGGTCCAAGAACGATTAGGGGACGCCTTTAATGTCGAGGCTCACGCAGCTCTAGCTGCTTATATATATCGTTACTACACGGAACATGACACCCTGGAGATGCCATCCTTTCTGGTAACGCTGCAAGATGACGAGCTGGAACGTTTAGCAACATCACTGTCTATGGAAGACGCTGCAGCCGTGATGAATGAGCGGGCCCTGGAGGATCATATCAGTCAGATTAAGAAAGCTCCGATGCAGCAAGCGATCGAACACAAAAAAGAACAATTACAGCGTGCTGAGCGTTCCGGTGACGTCGCAACCGCAGTACAGATTGCAGAAGAGATTATCACCCTGGAGAAAAAGCTGAAAGACATGCAGCTATAACGAATCTAGGGAGGAGGGAGTTGAACCATGGTAAGCAAACAAGAGACACAAGATACAGAGATGACGCTTGAACAGGTTAAGGAGCAGTTGATTGAGCAGGGCAAGAAGCAACACGCTCTTACTTATAAAGACATCATGGAGCGGTTGAGCCCGTTCGATCAAGATCCCGATCAGATGGATGAGTTTTACGAACAGCTGGCGGATCTCGGCATCGATATCGTGAATGATGAGGACGAGATCGAACGCTTGCGTTCCGTGGATGAAGATGACGTTCACTCCGGAGAATATGATGATTACGAATATGATGATGATCTGTCTCTGCCGCCCGGCGTGAAGATCAACGATCCCGTAAGGATGTATCTGAAGGAGATCGGACGCGTGCCGCTTCTGACAGCAGAAGAAGAGATCGAGCTCGCCAAGCGGATCGAGCAGGGGGATGAGGAAGCAAAACGCCGTCTGGCTGAAGCGAATCTGCGCCTCGTCGTAAGCATTGCGAAGCGATATGTGGGACGGGGGATGCTCTTCCTCGACCTGATCCAAGAAGGGAATATGGGACTGATCAAAGCCGTCGAGAAATTCGACCATCAGAAAGGTTTCAAATTCAGCACTTATGCTACTTGGTGGATCAGGCAGGCGATCACGCGTGCTATTGCTGATCAGGCGCGTACGATTAGGATCCCTGTGCATATGGTGGAGACCATCAACAAGCTGATCCGCGTATCCAGGCAATTGCTACAGGAGCTGGGACGCGAACCGACGCCGGAGGAGATCGCCAAGGAGATGGATCTCAGTCCGGAGAAGGTGCGGGAGATCATGAAGATCGCACAGGAACCGGTATCCTTGGAGACGCCGATCGGCGAAGAGGATGATTCACATCTAGGTGACTTCATCGAAGATTCCGAGGCGCTGGCACCCGCAGACGCAGCAGCCTATGAACTCTTGAAGGAACAGTTGGAAGAAGTGCTCGAGACGCTGACCGAAAGAGAAGAGAACGTGCTGCGACTTCGCTTCGGACTTGATGACGGGCGCACAAGAACCCTTGAAGAAGTCGGCAAGGTCTTCGGTGTTACCCGTGAGCGTATCCGTCAGATCGAAGCGAAGGCGCTTCGCAAGCTGCGCCATCCAAGCCGCAGTAAGCGGTTGAAGGATTTTCTCGAATAAGGTTAGTTGCTCATAAGGTTGGTTTCTCATAAGGTTGGTTGCTCAAGCGTGCATGCCCTTTCTGCATTTGCAGAAGGGTTTTTTGCCATATGGGGCGAATCCCTGTATATTGAACCTGTATCCTATATATCGTAATTGCTATGCATCTAATCTCTGTGTATACAGTCATCTTGGTGTATACAGCCGTGTATGTGCAGATGTAAGCCACAACCTAATCATGAGGTGAACCATTCATGGATCAGGATAAGCGCAGGATCATCATCCAAGAGATCAAGTATTGGAAGGCGAGCAGGCTGCTTCCTGTGCATTACTGCGACTTCCTGCTAAATCTATACGGCGGCAAGATTGAAGCTGCGGCTTCCTCCCAACCGGAGACCGCCAAATCTCTGGGCAGCGGGAGGTCCGCCGCATATTGGGTGCTAGGACTTGGGAGTATTGCCATATTTTTTATCATCGCTATTAATTTTAACGCTTTTCCCTTGCCAATGCAAATCCTCAGCGGCGGAATCTTCATCTTGCTTTTTCTCTTCCTCGGCATCAAGGCCGTGAAGAGAAATATCGCTGCTGCCTATCTCAGCTTAGGAGCGGGCTGCTTCCTCTTGCTGCTGCTCGGCGAGTGGATACTGATCCAGCAGGGGTTGGACGATGCGGCTTTGATGATCGGGTATCTTATGATATGTACCCTTCTATGGACTATGCTCGGTATGATCCTGCGTCTTGGCTTCCTGCAGTTTTGCGGCTGGACAGGGTTGCTCTTCGTCTACAGCTGGCTGCTGGCGGGTCTGATGGATCCGCTGTATACCTGGCTGCTGCAGCTGGCATGGATCGTGTGGGCCGGATTGTTTATCGCTTTGGGATGGCTTGTACGGGAGCGGAACCGCTCGATGACGAGGGTGTTTTTCATCATGGGTTTGCTCTCCTGGATCGCTCCTGAGATCATGGCTGCAGCGGCGGGAGCAGCAGATCCAGCGATAGAAGCAGTAACCGAGACTTATCTGCCGCAGGCAGTTCTTATCGGCAAAATCCTTGTTACAGGGGTCATACTATACATCATACGGAATATATGGACAGAATGGGTTGTATAAAATGATAAAACTATCCAAAAGACTATCAGCAATTGCTTCTCTTGTGCCGCCAGGCAGCGTACTTGCTGATATCGGCACCGATCATGCCCTGCTGCCGGTTTATCTCGTGCAGCAGGGCATCATTCCGCGCGCGGTTGCCGGCGAACTCAATGCCGGCCCCTTCGAAGCGGCGCGGCAGCAGGTCACAAGAAGAAATCTTGACGATCGGATCTCCGTGCGCAGAGGGGACGGATTGAGCATCCTTGAACCGGGAGAAGCAGAAACGGTAACGATCGCCGGCATGGGCGGCGGTCTGATCGTCGATATCTTAAGCGCAGGTTTGGAACGGCTGAGGGGTGTCCGGACCTTAATCCTGCAGCCGAACGTAGCGGAGGATGCCGTGCGGCGTTGGCTGATCGACCATGACTATGTGCTGACTGATGAGTTGATCATCGAAGAAGACGGCATCGCCTATGTCATCTTATATGCGCTTCATGAGCAAGCAACAGAACGCACGAATGCAGAAGTCTATAAGACGCGCCTGCTGACAGGCGGCTTCGAAGCGACGGAAGAGGATCTCGTCCGCTTCGGTCCGTATCTGTTGGAGCGGATGGACGAGTCCTTCATCCGCCGCTGGCGCGAAGAGAAGGATAATTTGCTTAGAATCAAGCAGCGAATCGAAACTTCGGCCGAATCTCCTGAGGCGAAGCAGCGCCTTGCGGCCATCGAGCAGGAAATCCAAAGAATCACGGAGGTGTTGAAATGTTCGCACATGGACAGACCGTCATCCAGATGATGGAGAAGCTGGCCCCCAAACATTATGCAGAAGAATGGGATAAGGTAGGCCTGCAGGTCGGCACCCTGCAGAAACACGTGAAGAAGGTGCTTGTCGCTCTGGAAGTCACCGATGTGGTAGTGGAAGAGGCGATCCGCGAACAGGCCGATCTGATCATCACCCACCATCCCTTGATCTTCCGTCCTCTGTCCCATCTGATCGTTGACTACGCCCAGGGGCGCAAGCTGGAGAGGTTGATCAAGCATGATATCGCCGTCTATGCTGCGCATACGAATCTCGATATTGTTGACGGCGGCATGAATGATTGGATGGCGGAGGCCCTTGGGCTCAGCGACGTGAAGCCGCTGGCAGAGACCCATACGGAGAAGCTGTATAAGCTGGTCGTGTTCGTTCCCCTTGATCACCAGGAACGGGTGCTGCAAGCGATGTTCGAGGCAGGGGCTGGATGGATCGGCAATTACAGCCACTGCAGCTTCAATATCGAGGGAACGGGAACGTTTCTGCCTCAGGAAGGGACGGATCCCTTTATCGGTCAACAGGGCCGGATTGAACGGGTGAAGGAGATGAGGATCGAGACGATCGTACCGGAAGGGGTGCGCAGCA
Above is a genomic segment from Insulibacter thermoxylanivorax containing:
- a CDS encoding YaiI/YqxD family protein, translating into MKCRKPCIIVDADACPVKQEIIACASRFGVQVMMVASYAHRIAPTEGVQIIQVDASDQAADLYIANHMMRGDIIITQDFGVAALALAKGAIALSFRGQQYTEDNIDYLLASRHELSRARRGGARTKGPRAMSAQDREIFLHHLTKILQEQQENRPC
- the dnaG gene encoding DNA primase, which produces MNRIPEEVITAVLSHTNIVDVVSKHVHLTKQGKYMRGLCPFHSEKTPSFTVTPEKQIFHCYGCGKGGGVFKFVMEIEGVSFPEAVRMLAEDAGIPITWELRPRERDEHAEEKQQLYNAHELASRWFHHVLMSTEQGRPALEYLRSRGFSDKLISTFQIGYAPQMWDALTTFLQKREFALPLMEKGGLVAFHEERNQYYDRFRDRIMFPLHDEQGRIVGFAGRAIGDIQPKYLNTSETPIFHKSRLLYQFHEAKSTIRKNNQIVLFEGYVDLIKAWEAGVHNGVASMGTALTEEHVKLIRRYASRVVICYDGDDAGIEAAYKSLLLLERAGLAVNVVMLPDRMDPDEYITKYGGECFRHEVMHGAMSAVRFKLLYLKRNFSLHSEDGKLRYIRSALRIVAALRSPVEREYYLKELAEEYNFSLDTLKQELYALLRSSQKLPPNGDNIGKPWNNGMNNRREEVTRPALRPAYYNAERNLLAAMLQDAEIAHLVQERLGDAFNVEAHAALAAYIYRYYTEHDTLEMPSFLVTLQDDELERLATSLSMEDAAAVMNERALEDHISQIKKAPMQQAIEHKKEQLQRAERSGDVATAVQIAEEIITLEKKLKDMQL
- the rpoD gene encoding RNA polymerase sigma factor RpoD, which translates into the protein MVSKQETQDTEMTLEQVKEQLIEQGKKQHALTYKDIMERLSPFDQDPDQMDEFYEQLADLGIDIVNDEDEIERLRSVDEDDVHSGEYDDYEYDDDLSLPPGVKINDPVRMYLKEIGRVPLLTAEEEIELAKRIEQGDEEAKRRLAEANLRLVVSIAKRYVGRGMLFLDLIQEGNMGLIKAVEKFDHQKGFKFSTYATWWIRQAITRAIADQARTIRIPVHMVETINKLIRVSRQLLQELGREPTPEEIAKEMDLSPEKVREIMKIAQEPVSLETPIGEEDDSHLGDFIEDSEALAPADAAAYELLKEQLEEVLETLTEREENVLRLRFGLDDGRTRTLEEVGKVFGVTRERIRQIEAKALRKLRHPSRSKRLKDFLE
- a CDS encoding tRNA (adenine(22)-N(1))-methyltransferase, whose product is MIKLSKRLSAIASLVPPGSVLADIGTDHALLPVYLVQQGIIPRAVAGELNAGPFEAARQQVTRRNLDDRISVRRGDGLSILEPGEAETVTIAGMGGGLIVDILSAGLERLRGVRTLILQPNVAEDAVRRWLIDHDYVLTDELIIEEDGIAYVILYALHEQATERTNAEVYKTRLLTGGFEATEEDLVRFGPYLLERMDESFIRRWREEKDNLLRIKQRIETSAESPEAKQRLAAIEQEIQRITEVLKCSHMDRPSSR
- a CDS encoding Nif3-like dinuclear metal center hexameric protein, which gives rise to MFAHGQTVIQMMEKLAPKHYAEEWDKVGLQVGTLQKHVKKVLVALEVTDVVVEEAIREQADLIITHHPLIFRPLSHLIVDYAQGRKLERLIKHDIAVYAAHTNLDIVDGGMNDWMAEALGLSDVKPLAETHTEKLYKLVVFVPLDHQERVLQAMFEAGAGWIGNYSHCSFNIEGTGTFLPQEGTDPFIGQQGRIERVKEMRIETIVPEGVRSKVVQAMLKAHPYEEVAYDIYQVDLRGRTFGLGRVGRLSEAKPLAEFAAQVKEAFNVSAVRVVGDLDRTVQKVAVLGGSGSKYVRDALRAGADVYVSGDIDYHTAQDALADGISIIDPGHHAEEIMKERVAAYLQEKLNEAGYETEVLASNTPTDPFQHL